A genomic region of Eucalyptus grandis isolate ANBG69807.140 chromosome 5, ASM1654582v1, whole genome shotgun sequence contains the following coding sequences:
- the LOC120293299 gene encoding uncharacterized protein LOC120293299 — protein MQIDPFASIVEHCLVPPSQERLLRSCRFAGEPEPAGAAGGGDGDVGTQEAGEPSVDPTGVFMVSLPESARNDGSTAPQEDVYHTPPEHSANEGDAAAVDWGGLDSGRAVDLGRDTDLGFSVELEMTQRVDSESHLGLSSGEVEKVRTPASGESLRESPAKRMRCSGSPAVVKVRSRETLGVSSASKDRSTANPAESLRILEIKLRLEAPNAPLGVVKEKIRESLVKSVENLKNYGSDLQRDAEVCEGSSRKRKLNLRVECTNDIRIMDLEVEERDGGLLSREHTVNDDSAVNEIDRDPEGTVTDKEVPPMDNGQRIACKESGQKRTEEDGGLLAREHTTKDGSAVNEVNRVTEGTVLGSEVPPTDNGQRVACEELGQKSMESLLSGVASVKDNLAVDKVDRGTEGSVIGREVPAIVNGQRYASEETGLKSKERDGASLSREYSVQDNSTVNEVDRGCKGTVIGREVPATDNGQRVACKESGWKSIEDIESFRYTGFSRSEEIAIVNSGARQRKGCGIAATAACLFPFDREGCEPFGCFEYDRGNSWRSYP, from the exons ATGCAAATCGATCCGTTCGCTTCGATCGTCGAGCACTGCCTCGTCCCGCCCTCGCAAGAACGGCTCCTCCGGAGCTGCCGCTTCGCCGGCGAGCCGGAACCGGCGGGCGCCGCCGGCGGAGGCGACGGGGATGTGGGGACCCAGGAGGCCGGCGAGCCGTCCGTCGATCCGACGGGGGTTTTCATGGTCTCGCTGCCGGAGAGCGCGCGGAACGACGGGAGCACCGCCCCTCAGGAGGACGTCTACCACACGCCGCCCGAGCATTCCGCGAACGAAGGCGACGCGGCGGCCGTCGATTGGGGTGGCTTGGACAGCGGTAGGGCCGTCGATCTGGGCAGGGACACGGATTTGGGTTTCTCGGTGGAGCTGGAAATGACGCAGAGAGTGGATTCCGAGTCCCACCTCGGCCTTTCGAGCGGAGAAGTAGAGAAGGTGAGGACGCCTGCTTCCGGTGAGAGTTTGCGGGAGTCTCCAGCGAAGAGGATGAGATGTTCGGGGAGTCCTGCGGTGGTGAAAGTTAGGAGTAGAGAAACTTTGGGGGTATCATCAGCTTCGAAAGATCGCTCGACTGCTAATCCTGCTGAAAGTTTGAGAATTTTAGAGATAAAGTTGCGTTTGGAGGCTCCAAATGCGCCTTTAGGGGTAGTGAAGGAGAAAATCAGGGAGAGCCTGGTGAAATCTgtggaaaatttgaagaattacGGGTCTGATTTGCAGCGAGATGCTGAAGTTTGCGAAGGGAGTTCACGGAAAAGGAAGTTGAATTTGAGGGTCGAGTGTACTAATGACATAAGGATCATGGATTTGGAGGTTGAAGAAAGAGACGGCGGGTTACTGTCCAGAGAGCACACGGTGAACGATGATTCTGCAGTTAATGAAATTGATAGAGATCCTGAGGGCACAGTGACCGATAAAGAAGTTCCTCCAATGGATAACGGACAAAGAATTGCTTGTAAAGAATCGGGACAGAAGAGAACAGAAGAAGACGGCGGTTTATTGGCCAGAGAGCACACAACGAAGGATGGTTCAGCAGTAAATGAAGTCAATAGAGTTACTGAGGGTACAGTGCTTGGGAGCGAAGTTCCCCCGACTGATAATGGACAAAGAGTTGCTTGCGAGGAATTGGGGCAGAAGAGCATGGAAAGTTTATTGTCCGGAGTAGCCTCAGTCAAGGATAATTTAGCAGTTGATAAAGTCGATAGAGGTACTGAGGGCTCAGTGATTGGTAGAGAAGTTCCTGCAATCGTTAATGGCCAAAGATATGCTTCCGAAGAAACGGGTCTGAAGAGCAAAGAAAGAGACGGTGCTTCACTGTCCAGAGAGTACTCGGTCCAGGATAATTCTACGGTTAATGAAGTTGATAGAGGTTGCAAGGGCACAGTGATCGGTAGAGAAGTTCCTGCTACTGATAATGGACAAAGAGTTGCTTGCAAAGAATCGGGTTGGAAGAGCATAGAGGACATTGAAAGTTTCAGATACACAG GATTCTCGAGGAGTGAGGAAATTGCCATCGTCAATTCAGGGGCAAGGCAAAGAAAAGGATGCGGAATCGCAGCTACGGCCGCCTGCTTGTTTCCCTTTGATAGAGAAGGATGTGAACCTTTTGgatgttttgaatatgatcGTGGGAACTCATGGAGATCGTACCCTTGA
- the LOC104443631 gene encoding GATA transcription factor 26: MVKQGPCCHCGVTSTPLWRNGPPEKPVLCNACGSRWRTKGTLANYTPLHSRADPENYEDHRVARTKSMSVNKKKEVKVLKRKYDSENTTVRGNSHEYSQSFHKFADDDTSNWSSSGSALSNSESCAQFGSADASDLTGPAQSVVWDSLVPSRKRTCVNRPKPSAVEKLARDLHTILHEQQSSCLSGSSEEDLLLESETPMVSVEIGHGSVLIRHPSSIAREEESEASSLSVDNKQLKINDVHSHPLTIPVHNNKCVNLPSSKAQTLESPFGQGKEQGQLKRDKSQHEKLRMLGTQSLLVSIELRDVLNFDQFVKYLTYEEQQQLLKYLPQVDRANFPDSLRSMFDGAAFLENLSSFQHLLAEGLFDASLSVAKEEDYKTLRRLVLSDSIKCKWVEHFHQVKKCKGGSVKPSSQGGRETVSSNLIKGNGLHDIQKQKYTDVNAKMKSPRRIIMGGSSKNKEIAESDGSCFSPRSLFAVPPDGGALLLDSLHVTDDNSEQDLLLDVPSNSSFPQAELLRPAMSFVSQQASTSSSSLYPQLVYP, translated from the exons GCACACCTCTTTGGCGAAATGGACCTCCGGAGAAGCCAGTACTGTGTAATGCATGTGGTTCTCGATGGAGGACAAAAGGGACGCTGGCCAATTATACCCCTCTCCATTCTCGAGCGGATCCTGAAAACTATGAAGACCACAGAGTTGCCAGAACAAAAAGCATGTCTGTGAACAAAAAGAAGGAAGTGAAGGTGCTTAAGCGAAAGTATGATAGTGAAAATACTACTGTAAGAGGAAATTCACATGAATATAGTCAGAGTTTCCATAAGTTTGCAGATGATGATACTAGTAACTGGTCTAGTTCTGGATCGGCTCTTTCCAACTCTGAAAGCTGCGCACAGTTTGGTAGTGCAGATGCCAGTGATTTGACAG GTCCAGCTCAATCGGTTGTATGGGATTCATTGGTGCCTTCCAGGAAGAGGACATGTGTGAATCGTCCAAAGCCATCTGCAGTTGAGAAGCTTGCCAGAGATCTGCACACTATATTACATGAACAACAGTCTTCTTGTTTATCTGGATCCTCTGAAGAGGATTTGCTTTTAGAGAGTGAAACTCCGATGGTTTCTGTTGAGATTGGACATGGATCGGTCCTCATCAGACATCCGAGTTCAATAGCTCGAGAAGAAGAATCTGAAGCTAGCTCTCTTTCAGTTGATAACAAGCAGTTGAAAATAAATGATGTACATTCTCATCCTCTGACCATTCCTGTACATAACAACAAATGTGTAAATCTTCCAAGTTCAAAAGCACAGACTTTAGAGAGTCCTTTTGGGCAAGGGAAGGAACAAGGGCAGCTTAAGAG GGACAAGTCCCAGCATGAAAAGCTGCGCATGTTAGGAACTCAAAGTTTACTAGTTTCTATTGAGCTTAGA GATGTCTTAAACTTTGATCAgtttgtcaaatatttgacctATGAAGAGCAACAACAGCTATTGAAGTATCTGCCTCAGGTTGATAGAGCAAACTTTCCAGATAG TCTCAGAAGCATGTTTGATGGTGCTGCATTCCTTGAGAACTTATCTTCTTTTCAGCATCTGCTTGCTGAAGGGTTGTTTGATGCCTCATTGTCTGTGGCAAAAGAGGAAGACTACAAGACTCTAAGGAGGCTTGTGCTGTCCGACTCGATCAAGTGCAAATGGGTCGAACATTTCCACCAAGTCAAG AAATGTAAGGGTGGTTCTGTAAAGCCCAGCTCTCAAGGAGGTCGTGAAACTGTATCTAGTAATTTAATCAAAGGAAATGGATTACATGACATTCAGAAACAGAAGTATACAG ATGTAAATGCAAAAATGAAGAGCCCCAGAAGAATAATCATGGGTGGAAGCTCCAAAAACAAGGAAATCGCAGAGAGTGATGGATCTTGCTTCAGTCCAAGAAGCCTATTTGCAGTGCCTCCTGATGGTGGTGCTCTTTTGCTAGATTCTTTACATGTCACTGATGATAACTCTGAGCAGGATCTGCTGCTTGATGTGCCATCAAACAGCTCATTCCCACAAGCAGAGCTCCTCCGTCCGGCTATGAGCTTTGTCTCCCAGCAGGCAAGCACCAGCAGTAGCTCACTGTACCCACAGCTTGTTTATCCCTGA